One genomic region from Aggregicoccus sp. 17bor-14 encodes:
- a CDS encoding nucleoside-diphosphate sugar epimerase/dehydratase — MADSLRARQGRALHLSPHLRPPVVLLLDLALTAASLVNAAVLRFDGAVPGHWVRVLGQGLPLLLAARAAALGGLGLHRWSFHGAGLNEAGRLVLAGALGTLLFEAARAALGLPRWPSSVLALELLSTTGLLGAYRFAPRMMWLWQLDQQRARDTGKHRTLIVGAGNAGELLLHDLQHNAGCCFHVVGLVDDDRAKHGTCLHGKPVLGPLSRLPELIARHGVGQVLIAIPKLPPERLRELLGLCRRQSVSFKIMPASLAEEGQRLSASMLHDLSPEHLLPRDAVAFDARELQRLVAGRRILITGAAGSIGSELARQVASLAPASLVLLDMNENELYLLARRLEERHPQLAISAIVADIRDRGRLLRLGREHAPHYVFHAAAHKHVPLMERAPEEAVKNNVFGTLNVARMAHACGVERFVLISTDKAVHPSSVMGASKRLAEMVVRAVASRSGTAFTAVRFGNVLGSAGSVVPLFKEQIQRGGPITITHPDCTRYFMTIPEAVGLLMLAGLGGYGELCVLDMGVPVRIAELAENMVTMAGLVPGKDIPIVFTGLRPGEKLTECLLTEEEESSHLVRDRICVAHSPPPPEDFLLQLGPLHLAAQAGDASAVRRELGQLVPSYTPAGLLPAATAATGTAPAPAEPRALERPAPAAAAGWWDAPPQGEAATP; from the coding sequence ATGGCCGACTCACTGCGGGCGCGGCAGGGCCGCGCCCTCCACCTGTCTCCCCACCTGCGCCCTCCGGTGGTGCTGCTGCTCGACCTGGCCCTCACGGCCGCCTCGCTGGTGAACGCGGCGGTGCTGCGCTTCGACGGGGCGGTGCCCGGACACTGGGTGCGGGTGCTGGGGCAGGGGCTGCCGCTGCTGCTCGCGGCGCGGGCCGCCGCGCTGGGGGGGCTCGGGCTGCACCGCTGGTCCTTCCACGGCGCGGGGCTCAACGAGGCCGGGAGGCTGGTGCTGGCGGGCGCGCTGGGCACGCTGCTCTTCGAGGCCGCGCGCGCGGCGCTCGGGCTGCCGCGCTGGCCCTCCTCGGTGCTCGCGCTGGAGCTCCTCTCCACCACGGGGCTGCTGGGCGCCTACCGCTTCGCCCCGCGCATGATGTGGCTGTGGCAGCTGGACCAGCAGCGCGCGCGCGACACGGGCAAGCACCGCACCCTCATCGTGGGGGCGGGCAACGCGGGCGAGCTGCTGCTGCACGACCTGCAGCACAACGCGGGCTGCTGCTTCCACGTCGTCGGGCTGGTGGACGACGACCGGGCGAAGCACGGCACCTGCCTGCACGGCAAGCCGGTGCTCGGGCCGCTCTCGCGCCTGCCGGAGCTGATCGCGCGCCACGGCGTGGGCCAGGTGCTCATCGCCATCCCGAAGCTGCCCCCCGAGCGGCTGCGCGAGCTGCTGGGGCTGTGCCGCCGCCAGAGCGTGAGCTTCAAGATCATGCCCGCCTCGCTCGCCGAGGAGGGCCAGCGCCTCAGCGCCTCGATGCTGCACGATCTCAGCCCCGAGCACCTGCTGCCGCGCGACGCGGTGGCCTTCGACGCCCGGGAGCTGCAGCGGCTCGTCGCCGGCCGGCGCATCCTCATCACGGGGGCGGCGGGCTCCATCGGCAGCGAGCTCGCGCGCCAGGTGGCCAGCCTCGCGCCCGCGTCCCTGGTGCTGCTGGACATGAACGAGAACGAGCTCTACCTGCTCGCGCGCCGGCTGGAGGAGCGCCACCCGCAGCTCGCCATCAGCGCCATCGTGGCGGACATCCGCGACCGCGGGCGGCTGCTGCGGCTGGGGCGCGAGCACGCCCCGCACTACGTGTTCCACGCGGCGGCGCACAAGCACGTGCCGCTGATGGAGCGCGCGCCCGAGGAGGCGGTGAAGAACAACGTCTTCGGCACCCTCAACGTCGCGCGCATGGCGCACGCCTGCGGGGTGGAGCGCTTCGTGCTCATCTCCACGGACAAGGCGGTGCACCCCAGCTCCGTCATGGGCGCCTCGAAGCGGCTCGCCGAGATGGTGGTGCGGGCCGTGGCGAGCCGCTCGGGCACCGCCTTCACCGCGGTGCGCTTCGGCAACGTGCTCGGCTCGGCGGGCAGCGTGGTGCCGCTCTTCAAGGAGCAGATCCAGCGCGGCGGCCCCATCACCATCACCCACCCCGACTGCACCCGCTACTTCATGACCATCCCCGAGGCGGTGGGCCTGTTGATGCTCGCCGGGCTGGGGGGCTACGGAGAGCTGTGCGTGCTGGACATGGGCGTGCCCGTGCGCATCGCCGAGCTCGCCGAGAACATGGTCACCATGGCGGGCCTGGTCCCCGGCAAGGACATCCCCATCGTCTTCACCGGGCTGCGCCCCGGCGAGAAGCTCACCGAGTGCCTGCTCACCGAGGAGGAGGAGAGCAGCCACCTGGTGCGCGACCGCATCTGCGTGGCGCACAGCCCGCCGCCCCCGGAGGACTTCCTGCTCCAGCTCGGGCCGCTGCACCTCGCCGCGCAGGCGGGGGACGCGAGCGCCGTGAGGCGGGAGCTCGGCCAGCTCGTGCCCAGCTACACGCCCGCGGGGCTGCTGCCCGCGGCCACCGCGGCCACCGGCACGGCCCCTGCGCCCGCGGAGCCGCGCGCGCTCGAGCGGCCGGCGCCTGCCGCGGCCGCCGGCTGGTGGGACGCTCCGCCGCAGGGCGAGGCCGCGACGCCCTAG
- a CDS encoding ATP-grasp domain-containing protein, which produces MRARANFVVLGEASSLVLQVLLALHAARDAHCIALCRPGARVLRYSALCAGYAELDFSGPDDAGFAHLLNGLAATLPGLVLVPADCGAARLLGRLRPQLHAPSIPAPDAAMLARLEDKWSFFQFCAARGLQVPATQRFPTKAALPFAETARALGLPFVVKPVNSCSAKGVQLVTSEEDYRRKILDEPRYQHAPLVAQRYVRGQDVGVNLLARGGQVRALSIQRRLYQQRKGDGSEIQFFEHPALEAAALALAAHSRYDGVMNLDARIEEETGEVFLLECNPRFWRSLLASAWCGLNFVAECLRPPGEGPPRRLVSGIADIYYHPLFRPALLRYAALDRSERGRLVRRMLVDPCTFADSARARLRCLRGRDPLALASAPVALPPPASSPPPPRGALGLVPREPAASNCR; this is translated from the coding sequence ATGAGGGCCCGGGCCAACTTCGTGGTACTCGGCGAGGCCAGCTCGCTCGTGCTCCAGGTGCTGCTCGCCCTGCACGCCGCGCGCGACGCGCACTGCATCGCGCTCTGCCGCCCCGGCGCGCGCGTGCTGCGCTACAGCGCGCTGTGCGCGGGCTACGCCGAGCTGGACTTCTCGGGCCCGGACGACGCCGGCTTCGCGCACCTGCTCAACGGGCTCGCCGCCACGCTGCCGGGGCTGGTGCTCGTCCCGGCGGACTGCGGCGCGGCGCGGCTGCTCGGCCGCCTGCGCCCGCAGCTGCACGCGCCCTCCATCCCCGCGCCGGACGCGGCGATGCTCGCCCGGCTGGAGGACAAGTGGAGCTTCTTCCAGTTCTGCGCCGCGCGCGGGCTGCAGGTGCCGGCCACGCAGCGCTTCCCCACGAAGGCCGCCCTCCCCTTCGCCGAGACGGCGCGCGCGCTGGGGCTGCCCTTCGTGGTGAAGCCGGTGAACTCCTGCAGCGCGAAGGGCGTGCAGCTCGTCACGAGCGAGGAGGACTACCGGCGCAAGATCCTCGACGAGCCGCGCTACCAGCACGCGCCGCTCGTGGCCCAGCGCTACGTGCGCGGCCAGGACGTGGGGGTGAACCTGCTCGCGCGCGGGGGGCAGGTGCGGGCGCTCTCCATCCAGCGCCGTCTCTACCAGCAGCGCAAGGGGGACGGCTCGGAGATCCAGTTCTTCGAGCACCCGGCGCTGGAGGCCGCCGCGCTCGCGCTCGCCGCGCACAGCCGCTACGACGGCGTGATGAACCTGGATGCGCGCATCGAGGAGGAGACGGGCGAGGTCTTCCTCCTCGAGTGCAACCCGCGCTTCTGGCGCAGCCTGCTCGCCTCGGCCTGGTGCGGGCTGAACTTCGTCGCCGAGTGCCTCCGGCCTCCCGGCGAGGGGCCTCCGCGCCGCCTGGTGAGCGGGATCGCGGACATCTACTACCACCCGCTCTTCCGCCCCGCCCTGCTGCGCTACGCCGCGCTCGACCGGAGCGAGCGCGGCCGCCTCGTGCGCCGCATGCTCGTGGACCCGTGCACCTTCGCGGACTCCGCCCGCGCGCGGCTGCGCTGCCTGCGCGGGCGCGACCCGCTCGCGCTGGCCTCCGCGCCCGTGGCCTTGCCCCCGCCCGCCTCGAGCCCACCCCCTCCTCGCGGCGCGCTGGGCCTCGTGCCCCGCGAGCCCGCTGCGAGCAACTGCCGATGA
- a CDS encoding glycosyltransferase family 4 protein — MLRVLHVTTVPATLLFLRGHLAYQRAQGLWVGAVAAPGKALTDFAAREGVPCFGVPMARAVTPLQDLASLAQLVRLLRRERPQVVHAHTPKGGLLGMLAGRLAGVPVCIYHLHGLPLETARGRKRLLLRCTERLSCSLAHQVLCVSGSLRAVALRERLVPAHKLQVPGHGSVAGVDAAGHFDPSRHLPARAATRRRLGIPEDAPVVGFVGRIVRDKGVGELASAWGELRERFPTAHLLVVGAPEPMDPVPAGVLEALRQDPRVHLAGVTLDVPPLYAAMDVVALPSHREGFGMVNAEAAAMGLPVVTAQVTGCVDSVQAGVTGEMVPVGDARALAAALARYLASPSLRRRHGEAGRARMLRDFRPEVLCEATLQVYRALLARRGLPVQPAVARRGAPGAGQPRRRWDRSVAGAARAWRTAPPHPD; from the coding sequence ATGCTGCGCGTCCTCCACGTCACCACGGTGCCCGCCACGCTGCTGTTCCTGCGGGGCCACCTCGCCTACCAGCGGGCGCAGGGGCTGTGGGTGGGGGCGGTGGCGGCGCCGGGCAAGGCGCTCACCGACTTCGCCGCCCGCGAGGGCGTGCCCTGCTTCGGCGTGCCCATGGCGCGCGCCGTGACGCCGCTCCAGGACCTCGCCTCGCTCGCCCAGCTGGTGCGGCTGCTGCGCCGCGAGCGCCCGCAGGTGGTGCACGCGCACACCCCCAAGGGGGGGCTGCTGGGCATGCTCGCCGGCCGGCTCGCCGGGGTGCCGGTGTGCATCTACCACCTGCACGGGCTGCCCCTGGAGACCGCGCGCGGGAGGAAGCGGCTGCTGCTGCGCTGCACCGAGCGCCTGTCGTGCTCACTCGCCCACCAGGTGCTGTGCGTGAGCGGCTCGCTGCGTGCGGTGGCGCTGCGCGAGCGCCTGGTGCCCGCGCACAAGCTGCAGGTCCCCGGGCACGGGAGCGTGGCGGGGGTGGACGCGGCCGGCCACTTCGACCCCTCGCGCCACCTCCCCGCGCGCGCCGCCACGCGCCGGCGCCTGGGCATCCCCGAGGACGCCCCCGTGGTGGGCTTCGTCGGGCGCATCGTGCGCGACAAGGGCGTGGGCGAGCTCGCCTCGGCGTGGGGCGAGCTGCGCGAGCGCTTCCCCACGGCGCACCTGCTGGTGGTGGGCGCGCCGGAGCCCATGGACCCCGTGCCCGCGGGCGTGCTCGAGGCCCTGCGGCAGGACCCGCGCGTGCACCTGGCGGGCGTGACCCTGGACGTGCCTCCGCTCTACGCCGCGATGGACGTGGTGGCGCTGCCCTCCCACCGCGAGGGCTTCGGGATGGTGAACGCGGAGGCGGCGGCCATGGGGCTGCCGGTGGTGACGGCGCAGGTGACGGGGTGCGTGGACTCGGTGCAGGCGGGGGTGACGGGCGAGATGGTGCCGGTGGGCGATGCGCGGGCGCTCGCAGCGGCGCTCGCGCGCTACCTTGCCTCCCCCTCCCTGCGGCGCCGGCACGGCGAGGCGGGCCGCGCGCGCATGCTGCGAGACTTCCGGCCCGAGGTGCTCTGCGAGGCGACCCTCCAGGTCTACCGTGCGCTGCTGGCCCGCCGGGGGCTGCCCGTGCAGCCCGCCGTGGCGCGGCGCGGCGCGCCCGGCGCGGGGCAGCCGCGGCGGAGGTGGGACCGCAGCGTCGCAGGTGCCGCTCGAGCATGGCGCACGGCCCCCCCGCACCCCGATTGA
- a CDS encoding acetyltransferase: MSPPQLVIYGAGGHGHVVADAARAEWTILGFLDDDAAHCSADTSDGPQVFPTHHVRAEPGRWREHHFALGVGDNGLREECYRLLKALGLRLVTIVHPSAIVSPSAQLGEGCVVLPRAVVNAGAQVGEGVIINSGAIIEHDCRVERFAHISPGVVLGGGASVGERAHVGLSACVLPKVHVGADARVGAGAVVVTPVLERLTVVGVPARPLVRHAPQPQRIS; the protein is encoded by the coding sequence ATGAGCCCGCCCCAGCTCGTCATCTATGGCGCGGGTGGGCACGGCCACGTGGTGGCGGATGCCGCGCGCGCGGAGTGGACCATCCTGGGCTTCCTGGACGACGACGCCGCGCACTGCAGCGCGGACACGTCCGACGGACCGCAGGTGTTCCCCACGCACCACGTGCGCGCCGAGCCGGGGCGCTGGCGCGAGCACCACTTCGCCCTGGGCGTGGGCGACAACGGTCTGCGCGAGGAGTGCTACCGGCTGCTCAAGGCGCTCGGCCTGCGGCTCGTCACCATCGTGCACCCCTCCGCCATCGTCTCGCCCTCCGCGCAGCTGGGCGAGGGCTGCGTGGTGCTGCCGCGCGCGGTGGTGAACGCGGGCGCGCAGGTGGGCGAGGGGGTGATCATCAACTCCGGTGCGATCATCGAGCACGACTGCCGCGTGGAGCGCTTCGCGCACATCTCGCCCGGCGTGGTGCTGGGCGGCGGCGCCTCGGTGGGTGAGCGGGCGCACGTGGGGCTCAGCGCGTGCGTCCTGCCCAAGGTGCACGTGGGCGCGGACGCGCGGGTGGGCGCGGGCGCGGTGGTGGTCACGCCCGTGCTCGAGCGGCTCACCGTGGTGGGCGTGCCGGCGCGCCCGCTCGTGCGCCACGCCCCGCAGCCTCAGCGGATCTCGTAG
- a CDS encoding GNAT family N-acetyltransferase has product MSEDYFRCEQHLAAEGVTHSLVLERGGEALWLPLVVRRIEGTPFLDAVSPYGLPGARIGGLSRVPPACVDWEDTGLVSIFVRERLGEPHCFEGGTARNPVCLLDPAQPLHLRESHARHIRRNLRLGFDTTCKPVCESSPEEQEGFKAVYRETMVRDRARERYFFSDAWFAHAFRAPAAWLLLTRTPEGHIASAALAVRSDGFLHYYVGGTASAALALSPAKNTLNAMGQLAARLGLTLHLGGGLHPGDALEHFKRGFANATACFYTHELVCNPAVYARLSGQRAAGEQFPAYRAEQAAPSGLTPGAASPAPACPPLAP; this is encoded by the coding sequence ATGTCCGAGGACTACTTCCGCTGCGAGCAGCACCTCGCCGCCGAGGGGGTGACGCACAGCCTGGTGCTCGAGCGCGGCGGCGAGGCCCTGTGGCTGCCGCTCGTGGTGCGCCGCATCGAGGGCACGCCCTTCCTGGACGCGGTCTCGCCCTACGGGCTTCCCGGCGCGCGCATCGGCGGCCTGAGCCGGGTGCCCCCCGCCTGCGTGGACTGGGAGGACACGGGGCTGGTGAGCATCTTCGTGCGCGAGCGGCTCGGCGAGCCGCACTGCTTCGAGGGGGGCACCGCGCGCAACCCCGTGTGCCTGCTGGACCCGGCGCAGCCCCTGCACCTGCGCGAGTCGCACGCGCGCCACATCCGGCGCAACCTGCGGCTGGGCTTCGACACCACCTGCAAGCCGGTGTGCGAGAGCTCGCCCGAAGAGCAGGAGGGATTCAAGGCGGTGTACCGCGAGACCATGGTCCGGGACCGCGCGCGCGAGCGCTACTTCTTCTCGGACGCGTGGTTCGCGCACGCCTTCCGCGCACCGGCCGCGTGGCTGCTCCTCACGCGCACGCCCGAGGGGCACATCGCCTCCGCGGCGCTCGCGGTCCGCAGCGACGGCTTCCTGCACTACTACGTGGGCGGCACGGCCAGCGCCGCGCTCGCGCTCTCGCCGGCGAAGAACACGCTGAATGCCATGGGCCAGCTCGCCGCGAGGTTGGGGCTCACGCTGCACCTGGGCGGAGGCCTGCACCCGGGCGACGCGCTCGAGCACTTCAAGCGCGGCTTCGCCAACGCGACGGCGTGCTTCTACACCCACGAGCTCGTCTGCAACCCGGCCGTCTACGCGCGGCTGAGCGGACAGCGGGCCGCGGGGGAACAGTTTCCTGCGTATCGCGCCGAGCAGGCGGCACCCTCTGGACTCACCCCCGGCGCAGCCTCCCCTGCACCGGCGTGCCCCCCTCTCGCCCCATGA
- a CDS encoding class I SAM-dependent methyltransferase, with protein sequence MPDTQRVSPAAPLKAPPAAPGLYRKGRRVVGYTLRSLVAATRLDFDRAHGVDTHDDVRLRELLTEPIHDAHGRSRYWPIAVKHFHFAMGLVPRPLERWSFLDVGSGKGRAVLLAMGYPFREVAGVELSPALHATAQRNLQRYVGPRRCGRVQLQLGDATRAVLPAGDLVAFLYNPFVGEDLRGFLDHLEESLRQAPRQLLLVYSNPMGRAALEGRPGFRLLFEGNSPMDPLRPGVRRLAVYGAGLAAPAQG encoded by the coding sequence GTGCCTGACACCCAGCGCGTCTCTCCCGCAGCGCCCCTGAAGGCCCCTCCCGCCGCGCCGGGCCTCTACCGCAAGGGGCGCCGGGTGGTGGGCTACACGCTGCGCAGCCTCGTGGCCGCCACCCGGCTGGACTTCGACCGGGCGCACGGGGTGGACACCCACGACGACGTGCGGCTGCGCGAGCTGCTCACCGAGCCCATCCACGACGCGCACGGGCGCTCGCGCTACTGGCCCATCGCGGTGAAGCACTTCCACTTCGCCATGGGCCTCGTCCCGCGCCCGCTCGAGCGCTGGAGCTTCCTGGACGTGGGCTCCGGCAAGGGCCGCGCGGTGCTGCTCGCCATGGGCTACCCGTTCCGCGAGGTGGCCGGCGTGGAGCTGAGCCCGGCGCTGCACGCGACGGCGCAGCGCAACCTGCAGCGCTACGTGGGCCCGCGCCGCTGCGGCCGCGTGCAGCTGCAGCTCGGCGACGCGACGCGCGCCGTCCTGCCCGCGGGCGACCTGGTGGCCTTCCTCTACAACCCCTTCGTCGGCGAGGACCTGCGTGGCTTCCTGGACCACCTCGAGGAGAGCCTCCGCCAGGCGCCGCGGCAGCTGCTGCTCGTCTACAGCAACCCCATGGGCCGGGCAGCGCTCGAGGGGCGCCCCGGCTTCCGCCTCCTCTTCGAGGGCAACTCGCCCATGGACCCGCTGCGGCCCGGCGTGCGCCGGCTCGCCGTCTACGGGGCAGGGCTCGCGGCGCCGGCGCAGGGCTGA
- a CDS encoding right-handed parallel beta-helix repeat-containing protein: MWAGSLFSVSCGNEGGEQATEPSAESGPDASQEDLSEKPSASMLQVSSNADHSGARALQGAVLKGSVALFFVPGSASRLQKVEFFLDDPNRQRAPMTTRTAPPYDLAVQSSATAAGLFDTRTLVDGAHSVTVFVTSTAGQTGAATATFSVANGTTSPTPTPTPTPTPTPTPTPTPTPTPTPTPTPTPTPTPTPTPTPTPTPTPTPTPTPTGPQFYVATTGNDANPGTSDQPWRTIQKAMRSATAGSTVNIRGGTYPERLSVGVSGSSGKPITFQPAGFSGGPGCGGYSGVACGGEKVILDYASLGTVKDGVPYLDINGRTDIRIQGLTFQNYNTLGAMQRGVWVHGASQRVELRNNRFLRIKNPGAWDGTNALLDFWIQSPATDIVVAGNELGEIVSNYGETLTLAASGVLIENNWLHDTDAIGINVGSTASTGTAANITLRGNLLEWISRKRDGSVWYGSQAASIYVNGASGVVIEGNTVRDSEWAYEVCPEPGYPNSTNVVIRNNVALRCYAGVLVGTWYSNTDGSQVFNVKVLNNTFSATTNGFVIRPHTSASTVWRNNIVAGASSAVVNSLNWPLGPMDYNFYAGAPGPDAHRLTGDVQFVNAAGGDLSLASGSPGINVGDPATTTNDVGTLDKAGRPRIAGGRVDVGAYEIR, encoded by the coding sequence TTGTGGGCCGGTAGCCTCTTCAGCGTCTCCTGCGGCAATGAGGGCGGCGAGCAGGCGACGGAGCCATCGGCGGAGAGCGGCCCCGATGCGAGCCAGGAGGACCTGAGCGAGAAGCCCTCCGCGTCGATGCTGCAGGTCAGCAGCAATGCCGACCACTCGGGGGCCCGCGCGCTGCAGGGCGCCGTGCTCAAGGGCAGCGTCGCTCTCTTCTTCGTCCCGGGCTCGGCCTCGCGACTGCAAAAGGTGGAGTTCTTCCTCGACGACCCGAACCGGCAGCGGGCGCCGATGACGACCCGGACCGCGCCGCCCTACGACCTCGCGGTGCAGTCCTCGGCGACGGCGGCCGGCCTCTTCGACACCCGCACCCTCGTGGACGGCGCGCACTCGGTCACCGTGTTCGTCACCTCGACCGCGGGGCAGACGGGGGCGGCCACCGCCACCTTCAGCGTCGCCAACGGCACGACGAGCCCGACACCGACACCGACACCCACGCCGACTCCAACTCCGACGCCGACGCCGACGCCAACGCCGACTCCCACGCCGACTCCGACTCCCACGCCGACTCCGACTCCCACGCCGACTCCGACTCCCACGCCGACGCCCACTCCGACGCCGACGCCGACACCCACGGGCCCCCAGTTCTACGTGGCCACCACGGGCAACGACGCGAACCCCGGCACCTCCGACCAGCCGTGGCGCACCATCCAGAAGGCGATGCGCTCGGCGACGGCGGGCTCCACGGTGAACATCCGCGGGGGCACCTACCCGGAGCGCCTCAGCGTGGGGGTCAGCGGGAGCTCGGGCAAGCCCATCACCTTCCAGCCCGCGGGCTTCTCGGGTGGGCCCGGCTGCGGCGGGTACAGCGGCGTCGCGTGCGGTGGCGAGAAGGTCATCCTCGACTACGCCTCGCTCGGCACGGTGAAGGACGGCGTGCCCTACCTGGACATCAACGGGCGCACGGACATCCGCATCCAGGGCCTCACCTTCCAGAACTACAACACGCTGGGCGCGATGCAGCGCGGCGTCTGGGTGCACGGCGCCTCGCAGCGCGTGGAGCTGCGCAACAACCGCTTCCTGCGCATCAAGAACCCGGGCGCGTGGGACGGCACCAACGCGCTGCTGGACTTCTGGATCCAATCCCCGGCCACCGACATCGTGGTGGCGGGCAACGAGCTCGGTGAGATCGTCTCCAACTACGGCGAGACGCTCACGCTCGCGGCGAGCGGCGTGCTCATCGAGAACAACTGGCTCCACGACACGGACGCCATCGGCATCAACGTGGGCAGCACGGCCTCGACGGGCACCGCCGCGAACATCACCCTCCGCGGCAACCTGCTCGAGTGGATCAGCCGCAAGCGCGACGGCAGCGTCTGGTACGGCAGCCAGGCGGCGTCCATCTACGTGAACGGCGCGAGCGGCGTGGTCATCGAGGGCAACACCGTGCGCGACTCGGAGTGGGCCTACGAGGTGTGCCCGGAGCCGGGCTACCCCAACAGCACCAACGTGGTCATCCGCAACAACGTCGCGCTGCGCTGCTACGCGGGCGTGCTGGTGGGCACCTGGTACAGCAACACCGACGGCTCGCAGGTCTTCAACGTGAAGGTGCTCAACAACACCTTCTCCGCCACGACCAACGGCTTCGTCATCCGGCCGCACACCAGCGCGAGCACCGTGTGGAGGAACAACATCGTCGCGGGGGCCTCCAGCGCCGTGGTGAACAGCCTCAACTGGCCGCTGGGCCCCATGGACTACAACTTCTACGCGGGCGCGCCGGGGCCGGACGCGCACAGGCTCACCGGGGACGTGCAGTTCGTCAACGCCGCGGGCGGCGACCTGAGCCTGGCCTCCGGCTCGCCGGGGATCAACGTGGGCGATCCCGCCACCACGACGAACGACGTGGGCACCCTGGACAAGGCGGGCAGACCGCGCATCGCCGGCGGCCGCGTCGACGTGGGGGCCTACGAGATCCGCTGA
- a CDS encoding FAD-dependent oxidoreductase translates to MAPDHTPVAVVGAGPYGLSLSAHLSAQHTAHRIFGRPMSMWSERMPKGMLLKSEGFASNLSTPDGGHTLRDFCRAEGREYQDLGAPVRLDTFVDYGRWFQQQRAPHVEPLDVVALERERGRFRLRLSDGAELTADRVVLAVGVGSFAHVPPELAGLPARYVSHSSAHHDLSRFAGKDVALVGGGQAALETAALLAEAGARPQVLVRKSAVHWNESSQGRSLWARLCAPHTGLGAGWKLTVYLRVPGVFRYLPVDRRAEIVRTKLGPAGAWWLKERVVDRVPVRCAMAPSGLTLAGERVRVHTQCGEEVEVDHVMAATGFRMDLAKLGFLAAPLRAELRTERGFPQLSRHFESSVPGLYFVGLPAALEYGPMQRFVYGARLAARRVSAGLEGARAQGAARAREPARAPGAAPAPSA, encoded by the coding sequence ATGGCCCCTGATCACACCCCGGTCGCCGTGGTGGGCGCAGGCCCCTACGGCCTGTCCCTCTCTGCCCACCTGAGCGCGCAGCACACCGCGCACCGCATCTTCGGGCGGCCCATGTCCATGTGGAGCGAGCGGATGCCGAAGGGCATGCTGCTCAAGAGCGAGGGCTTCGCCTCGAACCTGAGCACGCCGGACGGCGGCCACACCCTGCGCGACTTCTGCCGCGCGGAGGGACGCGAGTACCAGGACCTCGGCGCGCCCGTGCGGCTCGACACCTTCGTGGACTACGGGCGCTGGTTCCAGCAGCAGCGGGCGCCGCACGTGGAGCCGCTGGACGTGGTCGCGCTCGAGCGCGAGCGGGGGCGCTTCCGGCTGCGGCTCTCGGACGGAGCCGAGCTGACGGCGGACCGGGTGGTGCTGGCGGTGGGGGTGGGCTCCTTCGCCCACGTGCCGCCGGAGCTCGCCGGGCTGCCCGCGCGCTACGTCTCGCACAGCAGCGCGCACCACGACCTGAGCCGCTTCGCCGGCAAGGACGTGGCGCTGGTGGGCGGCGGGCAGGCGGCGCTGGAGACGGCGGCGCTCCTGGCGGAGGCGGGCGCCCGGCCCCAGGTGCTCGTGCGCAAGAGCGCGGTGCACTGGAACGAGTCCTCCCAGGGGCGCTCGCTGTGGGCGCGCCTGTGCGCGCCCCACACGGGGCTGGGCGCGGGCTGGAAGCTCACCGTGTACCTGCGGGTGCCGGGCGTCTTCCGCTACCTGCCCGTGGACCGGCGCGCCGAGATCGTCCGCACGAAGCTGGGCCCCGCCGGCGCGTGGTGGCTGAAGGAGCGCGTGGTGGACCGGGTGCCGGTGCGCTGCGCCATGGCGCCGAGCGGGCTCACGCTCGCGGGCGAGCGGGTGCGGGTGCACACGCAGTGCGGCGAGGAGGTGGAGGTGGACCACGTGATGGCGGCCACCGGCTTCCGCATGGACCTGGCGAAGCTCGGCTTCCTCGCCGCGCCCCTGCGCGCCGAGCTGCGGACCGAGCGCGGCTTCCCGCAGCTCTCGCGCCACTTCGAGTCCAGCGTGCCCGGCCTCTACTTCGTGGGGCTGCCGGCGGCGCTCGAGTACGGGCCCATGCAGCGCTTCGTGTACGGCGCCCGGCTCGCGGCCCGGCGGGTGAGCGCGGGGCTCGAGGGCGCACGCGCCCAGGGCGCCGCGCGCGCCCGGGAGCCGGCACGCGCCCCGGGCGCAGCCCCCGCCCCGAGCGCCTAG